The Lycium ferocissimum isolate CSIRO_LF1 chromosome 1, AGI_CSIRO_Lferr_CH_V1, whole genome shotgun sequence genome includes a region encoding these proteins:
- the LOC132049758 gene encoding probable LRR receptor-like serine/threonine-protein kinase At5g48740, with amino-acid sequence MELHWCYYSWFLLSSIFITVAFCDPEGFLSLSCGGNTTFVDSSNITWTPDNAYISSGNITTVNFLDGSTSSTLPVRFFPDSPLRKCYKIPVKNVSSLVLVRTKFVYKNYDGHNKPPVFSVSLGRAITTTVNLTITDPRIEEFTWPVDKDILNLCFHSLQDGGFPVISSLELRPLPQGAYSNALGDFPNRFLRKCYRINCGYNWSLRYPIDQYDRIWDADEDFSPFHVSSGFDIQANFNMSVLKESPPIAVLQTGRVLARWNDMTYNFPIDHQGDYHIVLYFSGILPVSPSFDVLINGNIVRSNYTVNRWEVSSLLFTMKGIESLNITLKTVRYYPFINALEVYEILDIPLETSSTTVSALQVIQQSTGLDLDWEDDPCSPKPWEHIECEGNLVTSLELFDVNLRSISPTFGDILDLKSLDLHNTSLAGEIQNIGSLQHLKKLNLSFNQLTAFGSELEDLINLQVLDLHNNRFQGTVPDSVGELKNLHLLNLENNKLQGPLPQSLNRESLQVLSSGNQCLSFTMSLCNDFSRNPTIETPQVTVFAPTKHKRHNRLAVILGAVGGAVLALFVVFISVFLYMKRRKSGDKYASRTAAEMKNWNAAKVFSYKEIKAATNNFKEIIGRGSFGSVYLGKLPDGKQVAVKVRFDKTQLGADSFINEVSLLSHISHPSLVSLEGFCHESKQQILVYEYLPGGSLADNLYGAMSKKLTLSWVRRLKIAVDAAKGLDYLHNGTEPRIIHRDVKSSNILLDAEMNAKVSDFGLSKQVTQSDATHVSTVVKGTAGYLDPEYYSTRQLTEKSDIYSFGVVLLELICGREPLSHSGSPDSFNLVLWAKPYLQAGAFEIVDESIKGTFDPESMRRAALIASRSVERDALRRPSISEVLAELKDAYSIQLTYLASEGLAN; translated from the exons ATGGAGCTGCATTGGTGTTACTATTCTTGGTTCCTTCTATCTTCTATCTTCATCACAGTTGCTTTCTGCGATCCTGAAG GATTCTTGAGCTTGTCTTGTGGTGGAAACACTACCTTTGTTGATTCCTCCAACATTACATGGACACCAGATAATGCCTATATCTCATCTGGTAACATCACCACTGTTAATTTTCTCGATGGTTCCACCTCATCTACTCTCCCAGTTAGGTTCTTTCCTGATTCTCCACTTCGAAAATGTTACAAGATTCCAGTGAAGAATGTATCATCCTTGGTCCTTGTTAGGACAAAGTTTGTGTATAAGAATTATGATGGACATAATAAACCCCCTGTATTCTCTGTTTCTCTTGGGAGGGCTATTACAACCACTGTCAATCTTACTATTACTGATCCGCGGATCGAAGAGTTCACATGGCCAGTTGATAAAGACATTTTGAATTTATGTTTTCATTCTCTTCAAGATGGTGGATTTCCAGTTATTTCATCCCTTGAACTTAGGCCACTTCCTCAAGGAGCATACAGCAATGCCTTGGGAGATTTCCCTAATAGGTTTCTGAGGAAATGTTATCGCATCAACTGTGGTTATAATTGGTCCCTAAG GTACCCGATTGATCAGTATGATAGAATTTGGGATGCTGATGAGGATTTCAGTCCATTTCATGTGTCTTCTGGTTTTGATATTCAAGCCAATTTCAATATGTCTGTTCTGAAAGAGAGTCCTCCTATAGCTGTTCTTCAAACCGGAAGAGTTTTGGCACGGTGGAATGACATGACATATAACTTTCCTATTGATCATCAAGGAGATTACCACATTGTTCTCTACTTTTCTGGGATTCTGCCTGTCTCTCCTTCATTCGATGTATTGATAAATGGAAATATTGTTCGATCAAACTACACAGTGAATCGATGGGAAGTCAGTAGTCTGTTATTTACAATGAAAGGAATTGAGAGTTTGAACATCACATTGAAGACTGTCCGCTACTATCCATTTATCAATGCTCTTGAGGTTTATGAGATCCTAGACATTCCCTTAGAAACTTCTTCAACAACAG TTTCAGCCCTCCAGGTTATTCAACAGTCAACTGGTCTAGATCTTGATTGGGAAGATGATCCATGCTCTCCTAAACCATGGGAACACATAGAATGTGAAGGAAATCTAGTAACTTCATT GGAGCTTTTTGATGTAAACTTGAGGTCAATCAGCCCAACATTTGGTGACATACTGGATCTCAAATCACT AGATTTGCATAACACTTCACTTGCTGGAGAAATACAAAACATCGGCAGCCTGCAACATCTTAAGAAGCT GAACTTGAGCTTCAATCAGCTTACAGCTTTTGGTTCTGAGTTGGAAGACTTAATAAACCTTCAAGTTTT GGACTTGCATAACAATAGATTTCAGGGAACAGTACCCGACAGCGTTGGAGAACTTAAGAACCTCCACTTACT GAACCTAGAGAACAATAAGCTGCAAGGACCCCTTCCACAATCTTTGAACAGAGAGAGCTTACAAGTCCT ATCATCAGGAAATCAGTGTCTTTCCTTCACTATGTCTTTATGCAATGACTTCTCAAGAAATCCTACAATTGAGACACCACAAGTCACTGTTTTTGCACCCACAAAACATAAGCGCCATAACCGATTAGCAGTTATACTTGGTGCAGTTGGAGGAGCTGTACTTGCTTtgtttgttgtctttatatcaGTATTCTTGTACATGAAGCGAAGAAAGTCTGGAGATAAATATGCATCAA GAACTGCAGCAGAAATGAAAAACTGGAATGCTGCAAAAGTCTTTTCATACAAAGAAATCAAAGCTGCCACAAACAACTTCAAAGAGATCATTGGCCGCGGTAGTTTTGGATCTGTTTATCTTGGGAAGCTTCCTGATGGTAAACAAGTTGCTGTTAAAGTTCGATTCGATAAAACTCAACTAGGTGCTGATTCTTTTATCAATGAG GTGTCCCTTCTATCTCATATCAGTCATCCAAGTCTTGTATCGTTAGAAGGATTCTGCCATGAGTCAAAGCAGCAAATTCTAGTTTATGAGTATTTACCTGGAGGATCACTGGCTGATAACCTCTATG GTGCAATGAGCAAGAAATTGACACTAAGCTGGGTGCGCAGATTGAAAATTGCAGTTGATGCTGCAAAAG GTTTGGACTACTTGCACAATGGAACTGAACCAAGAATCATACACCGCGATGTGAAGAGCAGCAACATACTTCTGGATGCAGAGATGAATGCTAAGGTATCTGACTTTGGCCTTTCTAAGCAAGTAACTCAATCAGATGCAACACATGTCAGCACTGTTGTCAAAGGCACTGCTGGTTATCTTGATCCCGA ATACTATTCCACTCGACAACTCACAGAAAAGAGTGACATCTACAGTTTTGGAGTCGTTCTTCTTGAACTTATTTGTGGCCGCGAACCACTTAGCCACTCAGGGTCTCCAGATTCCTTCAATTTGGTTCTATGG GCAAAGCCATACTTGCAGGCAGGTGCATTTGAGATAGTAGATGAGAGCATAAAAGGAACATTTGATCCAGAAAGCATGAGAAGAGCAGCTTTAATCGCCTCAAGGTCAGTCGAGAGAGATGCATTGCGGAGGCCTAGTATTTCAGAAGTATTGGCTGAGCTCAAAGATGCATACAGCATTCAACTTACCTATTTAGCATCTGAAGGACTTGCCAACTGA